One window from the genome of Haladaptatus paucihalophilus DX253 encodes:
- a CDS encoding ABC transporter substrate-binding protein: MSQKIDRRAYLRAAGAATTVGLMGTLQQGGGPDMLTVIGYPESGIQLFRDFYATGRDVPVLVPDGLQSSSLPKEVGNNMQNVTGTAPAAAGPNQQAFTKLFRDRYDSPPGVFTAQSYDSVAILILANAAAGENDGQKIRDQMRRVANPPGTEYGPENLVDAVKAAANGEDINYQGASSSTNFDANGDPASAAYDVWKFAPQTEDGIRVVNTRQFQSNAGGPEANNAPGGLGRTIRVGILLPQTGDLASVGGPMIQASRIPIQQVNEGNVDLQVETQVEDTQTARQASLSGANALVNAGFPAISGPASSGNNIPVASEVFIPNQIVGCSPSSTAITVTRLQDDDYIFRTAPSDLLQGGVMAQVAGERIGAQSAATLYVNNDYGQQLSNQFAQKFQQDQGGNVTNQVAFNKGESSYSSVIQQALG, encoded by the coding sequence ATGAGTCAGAAAATCGACCGTCGCGCCTACCTTCGAGCGGCAGGTGCAGCGACAACCGTGGGGCTGATGGGAACGCTCCAACAGGGGGGTGGACCGGATATGCTCACCGTCATCGGCTATCCGGAGAGCGGAATTCAGCTGTTCCGCGACTTCTACGCGACCGGACGGGACGTTCCCGTCCTCGTGCCGGACGGGCTACAGAGTTCCAGCCTTCCGAAGGAAGTAGGTAACAACATGCAGAACGTGACCGGGACGGCACCCGCCGCCGCCGGTCCGAACCAACAGGCGTTCACGAAACTGTTCCGCGACCGTTACGACTCGCCGCCGGGCGTGTTCACGGCCCAGTCGTACGATTCCGTGGCGATTCTCATCCTCGCCAACGCGGCGGCGGGAGAGAACGACGGGCAGAAGATCCGCGACCAGATGCGTCGCGTCGCCAATCCGCCGGGAACCGAGTACGGCCCGGAAAACTTGGTCGACGCCGTGAAAGCCGCCGCGAACGGCGAAGACATCAACTACCAAGGCGCATCGAGTTCGACGAACTTCGACGCGAACGGCGACCCGGCGTCCGCGGCCTACGACGTCTGGAAGTTCGCACCGCAGACCGAAGACGGAATTCGAGTCGTCAACACCCGACAGTTCCAGAGCAACGCGGGCGGTCCGGAAGCGAACAACGCACCGGGAGGATTGGGTCGAACCATCAGGGTCGGCATCCTGTTGCCACAGACCGGCGACCTCGCGTCCGTCGGCGGCCCGATGATTCAGGCGTCGAGAATCCCGATTCAGCAGGTGAACGAGGGGAACGTCGACCTCCAAGTCGAAACGCAAGTCGAGGACACCCAGACCGCTCGGCAGGCGTCGCTCAGCGGCGCGAACGCCCTCGTCAACGCGGGCTTCCCCGCCATCTCCGGTCCGGCGTCCTCGGGGAACAACATCCCCGTTGCGAGCGAGGTGTTTATCCCGAACCAAATCGTCGGCTGTTCGCCGTCCAGCACGGCCATAACCGTCACGCGCCTGCAGGACGACGACTACATCTTCCGCACCGCGCCGAGCGACCTGCTCCAAGGCGGAGTGATGGCACAGGTCGCCGGTGAGCGCATCGGCGCGCAATCCGCCGCGACGCTGTACGTCAACAACGATTACGGCCAGCAACTGTCGAACCAGTTCGCACAGAAGTTCCAGCAGGACCAAGGCGGCAACGTCACTAACCAGGTGGCGTTCAACAAAGGGGAGTCGTCGTACTCCTCCGTCATTCAACAGGCGCTCGGCTGA
- a CDS encoding branched-chain amino acid ABC transporter permease translates to MSSSVRDFEINDTMLILGVLLAIYVLYLLAGSALGYSLRGQLNSLARLTFLIGVYGMLALALNLHWGYTGLFNIGIAGFMAVGLYTMAIVSKPPASATAGAATVSGLGLPLWVGILAGMLAAAILGLLVALPALRLRADYLAIVTIATSEIIRFIVMSDQFQTFTLFGKTLGTGGGRGLLLNFEDPLQPLFDSAPYGALDDALNPLVGGSIGPVLNSLTYAVILMGFVAAFYWLMKRTGESPFGRVLKAIREDEEVANSLGKNTDVFKIKSFMLGCALMGLAGILWQMRQGAITPTSFKPQVTFFVWLALIIGGAGSNTGSVLGAAVFAGLLYQGPLYLKNIIRQVYNVSGAPNTFADAVGPLFNGHITPMVAYIINNINALQLVIMGAVLIWIMQHRPEGVLGHRKEEAASIPLSRPGGGSGEAKPTPAADGGEEQ, encoded by the coding sequence ATGAGTTCGAGCGTCCGCGATTTCGAGATCAACGACACGATGCTCATCCTCGGCGTACTGCTGGCCATCTACGTGCTGTACCTCTTGGCGGGGTCGGCGCTCGGCTACTCGCTCCGTGGCCAGTTGAACTCCCTCGCACGCCTCACGTTCCTCATCGGCGTGTACGGGATGTTGGCGCTCGCGTTGAACCTCCACTGGGGATACACGGGCCTGTTCAACATCGGCATCGCGGGGTTCATGGCGGTCGGCTTGTACACGATGGCCATCGTCTCGAAACCCCCCGCGAGCGCGACCGCCGGTGCCGCGACCGTCTCCGGTCTCGGCCTCCCGCTGTGGGTCGGCATCCTCGCGGGGATGCTCGCGGCGGCGATTCTCGGGTTGCTCGTCGCGCTTCCGGCGCTCCGGTTGCGGGCGGACTACCTCGCCATCGTGACCATCGCGACCTCCGAGATCATCCGCTTCATCGTGATGTCGGACCAGTTCCAGACGTTCACGCTGTTCGGCAAGACGCTCGGAACCGGCGGCGGTCGCGGTCTGTTGTTGAACTTCGAAGACCCGCTGCAACCGCTGTTCGACAGCGCCCCGTACGGCGCGCTCGACGACGCGCTCAATCCGCTCGTCGGCGGGTCCATCGGACCGGTGCTCAACTCGCTGACCTACGCCGTCATCCTGATGGGATTCGTGGCGGCGTTCTACTGGCTGATGAAGCGGACCGGTGAATCGCCGTTCGGGCGCGTGCTCAAGGCCATCCGCGAGGACGAGGAGGTGGCGAACTCCCTCGGAAAGAACACCGACGTGTTCAAGATCAAGTCGTTCATGCTCGGCTGTGCGCTGATGGGGCTGGCGGGCATCCTCTGGCAGATGCGCCAAGGTGCCATCACGCCGACCTCGTTCAAGCCGCAGGTGACGTTCTTCGTGTGGTTGGCCCTCATCATCGGCGGTGCCGGGTCGAACACCGGGAGCGTCCTCGGCGCGGCGGTGTTCGCCGGGTTGCTGTATCAGGGACCGCTCTACCTCAAGAACATCATCCGGCAGGTGTACAACGTGTCCGGCGCGCCGAACACGTTCGCGGATGCGGTCGGCCCGCTGTTCAACGGCCACATCACGCCGATGGTCGCGTACATCATCAACAACATCAACGCGCTTCAGTTGGTCATCATGGGGGCCGTCCTCATCTGGATAATGCAACACCGGCCCGAGGGCGTCCTCGGCCACCGCAAGGAGGAAGCGGCGAGCATCCCGCTCTCGCGTCCCGGCGGCGGCTCCGGCGAGGCGAAACCGACGCCCGCGGCGGACGGAGGTGAGGAGCAATGA
- a CDS encoding ABC transporter substrate-binding protein gives MRYDIERRDVLKGLGTAGIAGLAGCIGGGGAGNDNTSDTGDGDGTSDGGGGGTNSGGPDVINVIGYPESGIQLFRDYYKSTDGKQKIIVPDGLRDSKLPKQVSNDMANVTGTAPAASGPNQQAFTEMYKDEYDREPGVFNSHTYDAVAILILANVAAGANNGEKIRDQMRRVANPGGQKYGPEDLVDAVKAASRGEDINYQGASSVVDFDKKGDPASAAYDVWKFDSSADGGIKTEDTIKFEGEPSGKMADSSPGGKNRKVKVGILLPETGDLGSTGSLMINAAKIPVKQVNDAGINITVDSQIEDSQTKKQASLSGANALVSAGYPAICGPASSGNNIPVSQQVYIKQGIVGCSPSSTALTVTNLNDDDYVFRTAPSDLLQGKVMAQVASERLSGKTASTLFVNNSYGQQLSDKFSNTFTDKYDGTMLQKVSFNKGESSYTSVIKKAMSSN, from the coding sequence ATGCGATATGATATCGAACGGCGTGACGTGTTGAAGGGCCTGGGTACGGCGGGAATCGCCGGACTCGCGGGCTGTATCGGTGGTGGCGGTGCCGGAAACGACAATACGAGCGACACCGGTGATGGAGACGGAACCAGTGACGGAGGCGGTGGCGGCACGAACAGCGGCGGTCCCGACGTCATCAACGTCATCGGCTACCCCGAGAGCGGTATCCAGCTGTTCCGCGACTACTACAAGAGCACCGACGGGAAGCAGAAGATAATCGTCCCCGACGGCCTGCGCGACTCGAAACTGCCGAAGCAGGTCAGCAACGACATGGCGAACGTCACCGGGACCGCGCCGGCGGCTTCCGGGCCGAACCAGCAGGCGTTCACGGAGATGTACAAAGACGAGTACGACCGTGAACCAGGCGTGTTCAACTCCCACACCTACGACGCAGTTGCCATCCTCATTCTTGCCAACGTGGCAGCGGGGGCCAACAACGGGGAGAAAATCCGCGACCAGATGCGTCGTGTCGCCAATCCCGGCGGGCAGAAATACGGCCCCGAGGACCTCGTGGATGCCGTCAAGGCCGCCTCACGCGGCGAGGACATCAACTACCAAGGCGCATCGAGCGTCGTGGACTTCGACAAAAAAGGAGACCCGGCGTCCGCGGCCTACGACGTTTGGAAGTTCGACTCCAGTGCCGACGGTGGCATCAAGACGGAGGATACCATCAAATTCGAAGGCGAACCGAGCGGTAAGATGGCGGACAGTTCTCCCGGCGGCAAGAACCGAAAAGTCAAGGTCGGTATCCTGCTTCCCGAAACCGGCGACCTCGGGTCGACCGGGAGCCTGATGATAAACGCGGCGAAGATACCGGTCAAACAGGTCAACGACGCCGGCATCAACATCACTGTGGACTCCCAAATTGAGGATTCACAGACAAAGAAACAGGCGTCGCTCAGCGGCGCAAACGCGCTCGTCAGCGCCGGGTACCCTGCCATCTGTGGTCCCGCGTCGTCCGGGAACAACATCCCCGTGAGCCAGCAGGTGTACATCAAGCAGGGTATCGTCGGCTGTTCGCCGTCCAGCACCGCGCTGACGGTGACGAACCTGAACGACGATGACTACGTGTTCCGCACCGCGCCGAGCGACCTGCTCCAAGGCAAAGTCATGGCACAGGTCGCGTCCGAGCGATTGAGCGGCAAGACGGCCTCGACGCTGTTCGTCAACAACAGCTACGGTCAACAGCTGTCCGACAAGTTCTCGAACACCTTCACCGACAAGTACGACGGCACGATGCTCCAGAAGGTGTCGTTCAACAAGGGCGAATCGTCGTACACGTCCGTCATCAAGAAGGCGATGAGTTCGAACTGA
- a CDS encoding ABC transporter ATP-binding protein, whose translation MTASETAETETLDIGNEVADLSETPLRVENLRKTFGGITAVDGATFSVEQGSFTGLIGPNGAGKSTTFNLITGVYQPDSGAVYFNDDEITGLQPYQIADRGMVRTFQIARELSEMTVLENMMLAPKAQEGERLWRSVTPGLRGDVREQEEEMLERSWEMLEFFEIDHLASEYAGNLSGGQRKLLEMARALMTDPQMVLLDEPLAGVNPSLEKKLLKHVHELRERGYTFLLVEHDMDVIMNNCEHVIVMHQGKVLAEGKPAAIRSNEQVIDAYLGEEI comes from the coding sequence ATGACCGCGAGCGAGACGGCCGAAACCGAGACGCTCGACATCGGAAACGAGGTGGCGGACCTGAGCGAGACGCCGCTTCGCGTCGAGAACCTCCGGAAGACCTTCGGCGGCATCACGGCGGTCGATGGCGCGACGTTCTCCGTCGAACAGGGGTCGTTCACCGGCCTCATCGGCCCGAACGGCGCGGGGAAGTCCACGACGTTCAACCTCATCACGGGCGTCTATCAACCGGACAGCGGCGCGGTGTACTTCAACGACGACGAGATTACGGGACTCCAGCCGTATCAGATAGCCGACCGCGGCATGGTCAGGACGTTTCAGATAGCCCGCGAACTCTCCGAGATGACCGTCTTGGAGAACATGATGCTCGCCCCGAAAGCGCAGGAGGGCGAACGGCTTTGGCGGTCGGTGACGCCCGGATTGCGGGGCGACGTTCGGGAGCAGGAAGAGGAGATGCTCGAACGGTCGTGGGAGATGCTGGAGTTCTTCGAAATCGACCACCTCGCGAGCGAGTACGCGGGCAACCTCTCCGGCGGGCAGCGAAAACTGCTGGAGATGGCGCGGGCGCTCATGACCGACCCGCAGATGGTCCTGCTGGACGAACCGCTCGCGGGCGTCAACCCGTCGCTGGAGAAGAAACTGCTCAAACACGTTCACGAACTCCGTGAACGCGGCTACACGTTCCTGTTGGTCGAACACGACATGGACGTCATCATGAACAACTGCGAACACGTCATCGTCATGCATCAAGGCAAAGTGCTTGCCGAGGGGAAACCCGCGGCCATCCGTTCGAACGAACAGGTCATCGACGCCTACCTCGGGGAGGAAATCTGA
- a CDS encoding right-handed parallel beta-helix repeat-containing protein, giving the protein MARSRWVAPVLAVAVVAAFVFVFGVPTPATPAFDDPPTRLDSCSVIRDSGRYVLTDDIDERAESCVRITADDVVLDGNGHVIDGHTFRENTTGIAVTGRNVTVRDLTAVNWTFGVRYEGARGGTVTNVTTWHTGDGVTVSDSPESRVGRVTATNGFTGIFVRDSDGSVVSNGVVRDMSSVGLFVADSRDVTVNNASVVRSKTGIALLGDRNGRATDAVVRSTDEALLLVDSRNNEIRNATLSNPDGAAVVARSNESDNRLVGTRGNWTSDGASGTTHKNRA; this is encoded by the coding sequence ATGGCGCGTTCACGGTGGGTGGCCCCGGTGCTCGCGGTTGCGGTCGTGGCCGCGTTCGTCTTCGTGTTTGGGGTACCAACACCCGCCACGCCCGCCTTCGACGACCCGCCGACTCGCCTCGATTCCTGTTCGGTGATACGTGATTCAGGGCGCTACGTTCTCACCGACGATATCGACGAGCGCGCGGAGTCGTGCGTTCGAATCACCGCCGACGACGTGGTTCTCGACGGGAACGGACACGTAATCGACGGGCACACGTTTCGGGAGAACACGACGGGTATCGCGGTGACGGGACGGAACGTCACGGTGCGAGATCTGACGGCCGTCAACTGGACGTTCGGCGTTCGATACGAGGGGGCCCGCGGGGGGACCGTGACGAACGTGACGACGTGGCACACCGGGGACGGCGTGACGGTTTCCGACTCCCCGGAGTCGCGGGTCGGACGCGTGACGGCGACGAACGGCTTCACCGGGATTTTCGTGCGCGACTCCGACGGGAGCGTCGTCTCGAACGGCGTCGTCCGGGATATGAGTTCGGTCGGCCTGTTCGTCGCCGACTCCCGAGACGTGACAGTGAACAACGCCTCGGTCGTACGGAGCAAAACCGGCATCGCGTTGCTCGGAGACCGGAACGGACGGGCCACGGATGCCGTCGTTCGTTCGACCGACGAGGCCCTCCTGCTCGTCGATTCACGGAACAACGAGATACGGAACGCGACGCTTTCGAATCCCGACGGAGCGGCGGTCGTGGCGCGCTCGAACGAGAGCGACAACCGGTTGGTCGGGACTCGTGGGAACTGGACGAGCGACGGCGCGTCGGGGACGACGCACAAAAATCGGGCGTAG
- a CDS encoding ABC transporter ATP-binding protein encodes MALLEVDGLDAGYGEDLQILNNVDMRVEDGEYVTIVGPNGAGKSTVMKSVFGLTTYMGGTVTFDGGEIQGDAPEDIIHLGLGYVPQNDNVFPTLSVQENLEMGAYILDEVPEDALAEVFDRFPILDERRDQKAGTMSGGQQQMLAMGRALMLDPDLLMLDEPSAGLAPDLVAEMFDKVDEINESGTAILMVEQNAKEALRRCDRGYVLVQGGNRFMDTGDALLADDEVRQEFLGG; translated from the coding sequence ATGGCGCTCCTCGAAGTGGACGGACTCGATGCGGGATACGGCGAGGACCTGCAAATCCTGAACAACGTCGATATGCGCGTCGAGGACGGCGAGTACGTCACCATCGTCGGCCCGAACGGGGCCGGGAAATCGACCGTGATGAAGTCCGTCTTCGGGCTGACGACATACATGGGCGGGACGGTCACGTTCGACGGGGGGGAGATTCAGGGGGACGCGCCGGAGGACATCATCCACCTCGGCCTCGGCTACGTCCCGCAGAACGACAACGTGTTTCCGACGCTCTCCGTGCAGGAGAACTTGGAGATGGGCGCGTACATCCTCGACGAGGTGCCCGAAGACGCCCTCGCTGAGGTGTTCGACCGGTTCCCGATTCTGGACGAGCGCAGGGACCAGAAGGCGGGCACGATGTCCGGCGGACAACAGCAGATGCTGGCGATGGGCCGCGCGCTCATGCTGGACCCCGACCTGCTGATGCTGGACGAACCCAGCGCGGGATTGGCCCCCGACCTCGTGGCCGAGATGTTCGACAAGGTGGACGAAATCAACGAGAGCGGGACGGCCATCCTGATGGTCGAACAGAACGCAAAAGAGGCCCTGCGGCGCTGTGACCGCGGCTACGTGCTCGTGCAGGGCGGCAACCGCTTCATGGACACCGGGGACGCGCTGCTGGCGGATGACGAGGTTCGACAGGAGTTCCTCGGCGGATAG